The following proteins are co-located in the Apium graveolens cultivar Ventura chromosome 5, ASM990537v1, whole genome shotgun sequence genome:
- the LOC141659806 gene encoding uncharacterized protein LOC141659806 translates to MAPYEALYRRKCRSPLYWDKEGTTILEGPGIVQNTLDKVNIVKEKLKAVQDRQKSYVDQHRREMEYQMSEKVFLKVSPLKGMMRFGNKEKLSPRYMGPYEIIERVGPITYKLALPLELSQIHNVFHVSMLRRYCSDPTHVLKDPEIEIYENASYVEKPVEITGQKIKQLRNREIPLVKVLWRNHSREEATWETEESMRRQYPYIFNNTGI, encoded by the coding sequence ATGGCACCTTATGAAGCATTATACAGAAGAAAGTGCAGAAGTCCATTGTATTGGGATAAAGAAGGTACGACAATCTTGGAGGGACCTGGCATTGTTCAAAATACACTTGATAAGGTTAACATCGTGAAGGAAAAGTTGAAGGCAGTTCAGGATCGTCAAAAGAGTTATGTTGATCAACACAGACGAGAAATGGAGTATCAGATGAGTGAAAAGGTGTTCTTAAAAGTATCTCCTTTGAAAGGGATGATGAGATTCGGCAACAAAGAAAAGTTAAGTCCGCGGTATATGGGGCCGTATGAAATTATTGAGAGAGTAGGACCCATAACTTATAAGCTAGCATTACCTTTAGAGCTTTCTCAGATTCATAATGTTTTCCATGTTAGTATGCTAAGGAGGTATTGTTCAGATCCTACACATGTTTTAAAAGATCCAGAGATAGAGATCTATGAAAATGCAAGTTATGTAGAAAAACCAGTAGAAATTACGGGTCAAAAGATCAAACAGTTAAGGAATAGAGAGATACCACTAGTTAAGGTATTATGGAGGAATCATTCTCGAGAGGAAGCAACGTGGGAAACAGAGGAAAGCATGAGACGTCAATATCCCTACATATTCAACAATACAGGTATCTAA
- the LOC141723392 gene encoding uncharacterized protein LOC141723392 isoform X4, which produces MKEEEVNRCQIQEWYPKFRSASIKTIIHELPESFVQYLLDDYGPFLLPLSISNEDALPNRIHNPEEEEDFVVQEGSEDEAEQTSPPPSFEELELKIKESIESLGGSVFPKLNWSAPKDSAWISSTGSLKCTSFSEIALLFRSSDSLVHDLCHAYDSCSEKTLSRPSSFFLALRKWYPSLRPEREFRCFVRDKILVGISQREVTGYYPTILEDKTHLEMLILEFFRDKVSENFELEKYTFDVYVTSSGKVKLLDFNPWGAFTLPLLFDWEELEQISGEEENGLEFRIVESQCGVRPGLKTAVPYDYIDTSQGSGWDQFLTNADEERQRQRTSTEAGA; this is translated from the coding sequence ATGAAGGAAGAAGAAGTAAATAGATGCCAAATTCAAGAATGGTACCCGAAATTTAGATCTGCCTCCATAAAAACCATTATTCATGAACTTCCTGAATCCTTTGTTCAATACCTTCTCGATGATTACGGTCCATTTTTGCTTCCTCTTTCCATCTCAAATGAGGATGCTTTGCCGAATAGGATTCATAATCCTGAAGAGGAAGAAGACTTTGTAGTGCAAGAAGGATCTGAAGATGAAGCAGAACAAACTTCTCCTCCACCTTCTTTCGAAGAACTAGAATTGAAGATCAAGGAATCAATTGAATCCCTTGGGGGTTCTGTCTTCCCTAAGCTGAATTGGAGTGCTCCCAAAGATTCTGCCTGGATAAGCTCAACCGGAAGTCTCAAATGCACTTCTTTCAGTGAGATTGCGCTTTTGTTCCGCTCCTCTGACTCGCTTGTTCATGACTTGTGCCATGCATATGATTCATGCTCTGAAAAGACCTTGTCAAGACCCTCGTCCTTTTTCCTTGCCCTTCGTAAGTGGTACCCATCCCTCCGACCTGAGAGGGAATTTCGTTGCTTTGTACGCGATAAGATCTTAGTTGGAATCTCCCAGCGCGAGGTCACTGGATACTACCCTACCATTCTTGAGGATAAAACCCATTTGGAAATGTTAATACTAGAATTTTTTAGAGATAAGGTAAGCGAGAACTTCGAATTGGAGAAATATACCTTTGATGTGTATGTTACCTCTAGTGGGAAGGTAAAATTGTTAGATTTTAACCCCTGGGGTGCATTCACATTGCCGTTGCTGTTTGATTGGGAAGAACTGGAACAAATTTCTGGTGAAGAGGAGAATGGGTTGGAGTTTAGGATTGTGGAGAGCCAGTGTGGAGTACGACCAGGTCTAAAAACTGCTGTTCCCTATGATTACATCGATACCAGTCAAGGAAGTGGGTGGGATCAATTTCTTACAAATGCCGACGAGGAAAGGCAGCGACAGAGAACTTCTACCGAGGCAGGTGCATAA
- the LOC141723392 gene encoding uncharacterized protein LOC141723392 isoform X3: MKEEEVNRCQIQEWYPKFRSASIKTIIHELPESFVQYLLDDYGPFLLPLSISNEDALPNRIHNPEEEEDFVVQEGSEDEAEQTSPPPSFEELELKIKESIESLGGSVFPKLNWSAPKDSAWISSTGSLKCTSFSEIALLFRSSDSLVHDLCHAYDSCSEKTLSRPSSFFLALRKWYPSLRPEREFRCFVRDKILVGISQREVTGYYPTILEDKTHLEMLILEFFRDKVSENFELEKYTFDVYVTSSGKVKLLDFNPWGAFTLPLLFDWEELEQISGEEENGLEFRIVESQCGVRPGLKTAVPYDYIDTSQGSGWDQFLTNADEERQRQRTSTEAGNFDKSLCYY, encoded by the exons ATGAAGGAAGAAGAAGTAAATAGATGCCAAATTCAAGAATGGTACCCGAAATTTAGATCTGCCTCCATAAAAACCATTATTCATGAACTTCCTGAATCCTTTGTTCAATACCTTCTCGATGATTACGGTCCATTTTTGCTTCCTCTTTCCATCTCAAATGAGGATGCTTTGCCGAATAGGATTCATAATCCTGAAGAGGAAGAAGACTTTGTAGTGCAAGAAGGATCTGAAGATGAAGCAGAACAAACTTCTCCTCCACCTTCTTTCGAAGAACTAGAATTGAAGATCAAGGAATCAATTGAATCCCTTGGGGGTTCTGTCTTCCCTAAGCTGAATTGGAGTGCTCCCAAAGATTCTGCCTGGATAAGCTCAACCGGAAGTCTCAAATGCACTTCTTTCAGTGAGATTGCGCTTTTGTTCCGCTCCTCTGACTCGCTTGTTCATGACTTGTGCCATGCATATGATTCATGCTCTGAAAAGACCTTGTCAAGACCCTCGTCCTTTTTCCTTGCCCTTCGTAAGTGGTACCCATCCCTCCGACCTGAGAGGGAATTTCGTTGCTTTGTACGCGATAAGATCTTAGTTGGAATCTCCCAGCGCGAGGTCACTGGATACTACCCTACCATTCTTGAGGATAAAACCCATTTGGAAATGTTAATACTAGAATTTTTTAGAGATAAGGTAAGCGAGAACTTCGAATTGGAGAAATATACCTTTGATGTGTATGTTACCTCTAGTGGGAAGGTAAAATTGTTAGATTTTAACCCCTGGGGTGCATTCACATTGCCGTTGCTGTTTGATTGGGAAGAACTGGAACAAATTTCTGGTGAAGAGGAGAATGGGTTGGAGTTTAGGATTGTGGAGAGCCAGTGTGGAGTACGACCAGGTCTAAAAACTGCTGTTCCCTATGATTACATCGATACCAGTCAAGGAAGTGGGTGGGATCAATTTCTTACAAATGCCGACGAGGAAAGGCAGCGACAGAGAACTTCTACCGAGGCAG GAAACTTTGACAAGTCTCTCTGTTACTATTAA
- the LOC141723392 gene encoding uncharacterized protein LOC141723392 isoform X1, which translates to MKEEEVNRCQIQEWYPKFRSASIKTIIHELPESFVQYLLDDYGPFLLPLSISNEDALPNRIHNPEEEEDFVVQEGSEDEAEQTSPPPSFEELELKIKESIESLGGSVFPKLNWSAPKDSAWISSTGSLKCTSFSEIALLFRSSDSLVHDLCHAYDSCSEKTLSRPSSFFLALRKWYPSLRPEREFRCFVRDKILVGISQREVTGYYPTILEDKTHLEMLILEFFRDKVSENFELEKYTFDVYVTSSGKVKLLDFNPWGAFTLPLLFDWEELEQISGEEENGLEFRIVESQCGVRPGLKTAVPYDYIDTSQGSGWDQFLTNADEERQRQRTSTEAVNAELTNNSELTNFPS; encoded by the exons ATGAAGGAAGAAGAAGTAAATAGATGCCAAATTCAAGAATGGTACCCGAAATTTAGATCTGCCTCCATAAAAACCATTATTCATGAACTTCCTGAATCCTTTGTTCAATACCTTCTCGATGATTACGGTCCATTTTTGCTTCCTCTTTCCATCTCAAATGAGGATGCTTTGCCGAATAGGATTCATAATCCTGAAGAGGAAGAAGACTTTGTAGTGCAAGAAGGATCTGAAGATGAAGCAGAACAAACTTCTCCTCCACCTTCTTTCGAAGAACTAGAATTGAAGATCAAGGAATCAATTGAATCCCTTGGGGGTTCTGTCTTCCCTAAGCTGAATTGGAGTGCTCCCAAAGATTCTGCCTGGATAAGCTCAACCGGAAGTCTCAAATGCACTTCTTTCAGTGAGATTGCGCTTTTGTTCCGCTCCTCTGACTCGCTTGTTCATGACTTGTGCCATGCATATGATTCATGCTCTGAAAAGACCTTGTCAAGACCCTCGTCCTTTTTCCTTGCCCTTCGTAAGTGGTACCCATCCCTCCGACCTGAGAGGGAATTTCGTTGCTTTGTACGCGATAAGATCTTAGTTGGAATCTCCCAGCGCGAGGTCACTGGATACTACCCTACCATTCTTGAGGATAAAACCCATTTGGAAATGTTAATACTAGAATTTTTTAGAGATAAGGTAAGCGAGAACTTCGAATTGGAGAAATATACCTTTGATGTGTATGTTACCTCTAGTGGGAAGGTAAAATTGTTAGATTTTAACCCCTGGGGTGCATTCACATTGCCGTTGCTGTTTGATTGGGAAGAACTGGAACAAATTTCTGGTGAAGAGGAGAATGGGTTGGAGTTTAGGATTGTGGAGAGCCAGTGTGGAGTACGACCAGGTCTAAAAACTGCTGTTCCCTATGATTACATCGATACCAGTCAAGGAAGTGGGTGGGATCAATTTCTTACAAATGCCGACGAGGAAAGGCAGCGACAGAGAACTTCTACCGAGGCAG TGAATGCAGagttaacaaacaattcagagTTGACGAACTTCCCATCATAG
- the LOC141723392 gene encoding uncharacterized protein LOC141723392 isoform X2 — protein sequence MKEEEVNRCQIQEWYPKFRSASIKTIIHELPESFVQYLLDDYGPFLLPLSISNEDALPNRIHNPEEEEDFVVQEGSEDEAEQTSPPPSFEELELKIKESIESLGGSVFPKLNWSAPKDSAWISSTGSLKCTSFSEIALLFRSSDSLVHDLCHAYDSCSEKTLSRPSSFFLALRKWYPSLRPEREFRCFVRDKILVGISQREVTGYYPTILEDKTHLEMLILEFFRDKVSENFELEKYTFDVYVTSSGKVKLLDFNPWGAFTLPLLFDWEELEQISGEEENGLEFRIVESQCGVRPGLKTAVPYDYIDTSQGSGWDQFLTNADEERQRQRTSTEAELTNNSELTNFPS from the exons ATGAAGGAAGAAGAAGTAAATAGATGCCAAATTCAAGAATGGTACCCGAAATTTAGATCTGCCTCCATAAAAACCATTATTCATGAACTTCCTGAATCCTTTGTTCAATACCTTCTCGATGATTACGGTCCATTTTTGCTTCCTCTTTCCATCTCAAATGAGGATGCTTTGCCGAATAGGATTCATAATCCTGAAGAGGAAGAAGACTTTGTAGTGCAAGAAGGATCTGAAGATGAAGCAGAACAAACTTCTCCTCCACCTTCTTTCGAAGAACTAGAATTGAAGATCAAGGAATCAATTGAATCCCTTGGGGGTTCTGTCTTCCCTAAGCTGAATTGGAGTGCTCCCAAAGATTCTGCCTGGATAAGCTCAACCGGAAGTCTCAAATGCACTTCTTTCAGTGAGATTGCGCTTTTGTTCCGCTCCTCTGACTCGCTTGTTCATGACTTGTGCCATGCATATGATTCATGCTCTGAAAAGACCTTGTCAAGACCCTCGTCCTTTTTCCTTGCCCTTCGTAAGTGGTACCCATCCCTCCGACCTGAGAGGGAATTTCGTTGCTTTGTACGCGATAAGATCTTAGTTGGAATCTCCCAGCGCGAGGTCACTGGATACTACCCTACCATTCTTGAGGATAAAACCCATTTGGAAATGTTAATACTAGAATTTTTTAGAGATAAGGTAAGCGAGAACTTCGAATTGGAGAAATATACCTTTGATGTGTATGTTACCTCTAGTGGGAAGGTAAAATTGTTAGATTTTAACCCCTGGGGTGCATTCACATTGCCGTTGCTGTTTGATTGGGAAGAACTGGAACAAATTTCTGGTGAAGAGGAGAATGGGTTGGAGTTTAGGATTGTGGAGAGCCAGTGTGGAGTACGACCAGGTCTAAAAACTGCTGTTCCCTATGATTACATCGATACCAGTCAAGGAAGTGGGTGGGATCAATTTCTTACAAATGCCGACGAGGAAAGGCAGCGACAGAGAACTTCTACCGAGGCAG agttaacaaacaattcagagTTGACGAACTTCCCATCATAG